A genome region from Pseudomonas sp. N3-W includes the following:
- a CDS encoding LapA family protein encodes MRNLKRILISILILLLLLGVLAFVLENQQSISLLFFGWAGPQLPVSMLIILALLIGMLIGPLLAWAFRRVRKVSRKHLIRTPEIER; translated from the coding sequence ATGCGTAACCTCAAACGCATACTCATCTCAATACTGATCCTTTTGTTGCTTCTCGGGGTCTTGGCGTTTGTTCTGGAAAACCAGCAATCGATATCACTCTTGTTTTTTGGGTGGGCAGGACCACAGTTGCCGGTGTCGATGCTGATTATTTTGGCGCTGTTGATTGGGATGCTGATTGGGCCGCTGCTCGCGTGGGCATTTAGGCGCGTACGTAAGGTGTCGCGTAAGCATCTCATCCGAACTCCCGAGATTGAGCGTTGA
- the rfbA gene encoding glucose-1-phosphate thymidylyltransferase RfbA: MKGIILAGGSGTRLYPLTKGVSKQLLPVYDKPMIFYPLSVLMLAGIRDVLIITTAEDLAGFQRLLADGSQFGVRLSYAIQENPDGLAQAFLIGEKFIGRDSVCLVLGDNIFYGQGFTPMLQDVVKRRKGATVFGYQVKDPERFGVVQFNDDRRAISIEEKPLKPKSNFAVTGLYFYDNDVIEIAKKVKPSSRGELEITCINQAYLDRGDLHVELLGRGFAWLDTGTHESLLEAAHFVETIEKRQGYKVACLEEIAFNNGWLSSEELSKTGNELKKNSYGQYLLSLVKEHAARKG; the protein is encoded by the coding sequence ATGAAAGGCATCATTTTGGCGGGCGGCTCGGGAACCCGTTTGTATCCACTAACGAAAGGGGTTTCAAAGCAGCTGCTGCCGGTCTATGACAAACCGATGATTTTTTATCCGCTGTCTGTGCTGATGCTGGCCGGAATTCGGGATGTCCTGATTATCACTACCGCAGAAGACCTTGCCGGATTCCAGCGTTTGCTCGCCGACGGTAGCCAGTTTGGTGTAAGGCTGAGCTATGCCATTCAAGAAAATCCAGACGGTTTGGCACAAGCATTTTTGATTGGTGAAAAATTTATTGGAAGGGACTCTGTTTGTTTGGTGCTTGGCGATAATATTTTCTATGGTCAAGGTTTTACTCCGATGCTCCAGGACGTTGTAAAGCGCCGAAAGGGTGCTACCGTATTCGGTTATCAGGTCAAGGACCCAGAGCGCTTTGGCGTCGTTCAGTTCAACGACGACCGAAGGGCTATTTCCATCGAAGAGAAGCCACTCAAGCCAAAGTCGAATTTTGCAGTAACCGGGTTATATTTTTATGACAATGACGTCATTGAAATTGCCAAAAAGGTCAAACCGTCGTCGCGTGGAGAATTAGAGATAACCTGTATTAATCAGGCTTATCTGGATCGTGGCGACCTGCATGTTGAGCTGCTTGGCCGAGGGTTCGCATGGTTAGATACCGGTACTCATGAAAGTCTGCTCGAAGCAGCGCATTTTGTTGAAACTATCGAAAAACGCCAAGGTTACAAAGTGGCCTGCCTCGAAGAAATTGCTTTTAATAATGGCTGGCTGAGCTCCGAGGAACTGTCCAAAACCGGTAATGAGCTGAAAAAAAATAGCTATGGGCAGTACTTGTTGAGCTTGGTTAAAGAACATGCTGCAAGAAAAGGTTGA
- a CDS encoding EpsG family protein: MMGFGLYGAACYMVAAFLFFFAMVKALVPRLRTVEVFRVVELFIVFTTIVIVSFDISSRPFDMEGDTAVYINFYNDMSLGLDNPFQTFEPGFIAVVKFFGALGLDYSYFFYFITFIFLWSYYFLIKAVFGRGSSWSLFVFGVIIFYPFFFSLTANIIRQGFAMCLINFALISSVRGNWWRGGIFTMMAALLHKSSIVYFPFFVFRKLILRVSIYAVVALWIVVSLASYFKLFAMLVALVFDFLSGYGLVINYSDVDNIAYVTGFRWDFWLFSSLSVFFLFALKMLGETNRREAYIFYICAFLSCLHIAMFDVAYNDRFGIYAWIFYPIELAYVMRAITANILRGSRRRVIEDRTNLYKGV, translated from the coding sequence ATGATGGGTTTTGGTCTGTACGGCGCGGCATGTTATATGGTGGCGGCATTCTTGTTTTTTTTCGCCATGGTGAAAGCGTTGGTGCCACGCCTACGGACCGTAGAGGTCTTTCGTGTTGTTGAGTTGTTTATAGTATTTACTACTATAGTTATCGTCTCGTTCGATATTTCAAGTCGACCCTTTGACATGGAGGGCGATACGGCGGTGTACATAAATTTCTATAATGATATGAGCTTGGGGCTGGATAATCCGTTTCAGACCTTTGAGCCCGGTTTTATTGCGGTAGTGAAATTTTTTGGCGCGTTGGGTCTTGATTATAGTTATTTCTTTTATTTCATTACTTTTATTTTTCTATGGTCCTACTATTTTCTGATTAAAGCAGTGTTCGGACGAGGATCTTCGTGGTCACTATTTGTATTTGGAGTGATTATATTTTATCCGTTTTTCTTTTCCTTGACGGCTAATATTATTCGTCAGGGTTTCGCGATGTGCCTTATCAATTTTGCGTTGATTTCAAGTGTGCGTGGTAATTGGTGGCGAGGCGGTATATTCACTATGATGGCAGCGTTGCTCCACAAGTCATCAATTGTGTACTTCCCGTTTTTTGTTTTTAGAAAGCTAATTTTACGGGTGAGTATTTACGCGGTCGTAGCTTTATGGATTGTCGTTTCATTGGCGTCTTATTTTAAGCTTTTCGCTATGCTGGTCGCTTTGGTTTTTGACTTTTTGTCCGGCTACGGGTTGGTCATAAATTATAGCGATGTTGATAATATTGCTTACGTGACTGGCTTTAGGTGGGATTTTTGGCTGTTCTCTTCCTTGTCAGTCTTTTTTCTATTTGCCCTGAAAATGTTGGGTGAGACTAATAGAAGAGAGGCATACATTTTTTACATTTGTGCTTTCTTGTCTTGTTTGCATATAGCGATGTTTGATGTCGCCTATAATGATCGATTTGGGATCTATGCATGGATTTTCTATCCGATCGAACTGGCTTACGTCATGCGTGCGATTACCGCTAATATTTTAAGGGGCAGTCGGCGGCGCGTTATTGAAGATAGAACGAATTTGTATAAAGGAGTTTAA
- a CDS encoding glycosyltransferase family 4 protein, which yields MQADELKIARVSTVPFFVLTQLSAQIDALSASGMAVTVIASSDELSEDLAASKSSTYIPVNIEREINPIQDFLSLVSLIRVFKKNKFDLVHSTTPKAGLLCAIAGRLAGTGVRLHTFTGQPWVTMSGVKRTILKLCDKVIASLNTHCYADSVSQKNFLVSNGIIKAEKISVLGAGSLAGIDLQRFDSSRYSAEEFRAMRNELQITDTGKILLFVGRITPDKGIKELITAFNEIVRKDPDVFLVFVGPFESAGEEVVNRVADASVRDNIKVVGYSDEPEKYMAFADLLCLPSYREGFGTVVIEAAAMGTPTVGTNIYGLSDAIVDGETGVLVTLKDAASLQAGILSVLGKPALQSAMGDAARKRAKSHFGSQACSELLISEYKRFFN from the coding sequence ATGCAGGCTGATGAATTAAAAATCGCTCGGGTTTCGACAGTGCCGTTCTTCGTGTTGACCCAGTTAAGCGCGCAGATCGATGCCTTGAGTGCGTCTGGTATGGCGGTTACCGTGATCGCAAGTAGCGACGAGTTGAGTGAAGACCTAGCGGCGAGTAAAAGCTCAACATATATTCCGGTCAATATCGAACGGGAAATCAATCCGATCCAGGATTTTTTGAGTTTAGTATCGTTAATCCGCGTTTTTAAGAAAAATAAATTTGATCTTGTTCATTCAACCACCCCCAAAGCCGGGCTGCTCTGTGCTATCGCCGGCCGTCTTGCAGGCACTGGCGTACGGTTGCATACATTTACAGGTCAGCCGTGGGTCACGATGAGTGGCGTGAAACGAACGATCCTCAAACTGTGTGATAAAGTTATTGCAAGCCTGAATACTCATTGTTATGCAGATAGTGTAAGTCAAAAGAATTTTCTTGTATCTAATGGGATTATAAAGGCAGAAAAAATATCGGTGTTAGGGGCTGGTTCGCTTGCCGGTATTGATCTTCAGCGGTTCGATTCCTCTCGTTACAGTGCTGAAGAATTCCGTGCCATGCGCAATGAGTTGCAAATCACTGATACCGGAAAGATATTGCTGTTCGTCGGAAGGATTACACCTGACAAAGGTATTAAAGAGCTGATAACTGCCTTTAATGAAATAGTCCGTAAAGACCCTGATGTGTTTTTAGTGTTTGTCGGCCCCTTTGAGTCGGCTGGTGAGGAAGTTGTAAATCGGGTTGCTGATGCCAGCGTGCGCGATAATATCAAAGTTGTTGGGTATTCAGACGAGCCCGAAAAGTACATGGCGTTTGCGGATCTACTATGCTTGCCAAGTTATCGAGAAGGATTTGGTACGGTCGTTATTGAAGCCGCAGCGATGGGGACTCCGACCGTAGGGACTAATATTTATGGATTGTCTGATGCCATCGTAGATGGTGAAACTGGTGTTTTGGTTACCCTCAAAGATGCTGCCTCACTGCAGGCCGGCATCCTTTCGGTATTGGGTAAACCGGCGTTGCAGTCTGCTATGGGCGACGCTGCTCGGAAGCGTGCGAAAAGCCATTTTGGTTCTCAAGCCTGTTCCGAATTGTTAATTAGCGAGTACAAGAGGTTTTTCAATTGA
- a CDS encoding glycosyltransferase has translation MLTGSVVVSCYNQEQYVEACLDSILSQEVDFDYEVIVSDDCSTDRTQEVLRAYSEKHPGRIKLLLREKNVGAALNYHGVHKMASGDVVYHFDGDDLMLPGKLQRQCDVFSKDESVNVVFHKAIYFSDDGSYLSETQYPDVDQEIVSIISLEELARWGAIAVHSSYAYRRLSRKAVIDREFMEWFFAMDSLLPTGKAAYINAPLVKYRCNATAGSYLSTTKGKLKSYTIYLNDLYGYFDSLPSLRTDLYSNFLVTFLAMAKSTHKCSIKSVAFLLRNLHCFRFKKFVDTVNVRKRVGPQSKVR, from the coding sequence ATGTTGACCGGGAGTGTTGTGGTTTCCTGTTATAATCAGGAACAGTATGTTGAAGCGTGCTTGGATAGCATCTTGTCTCAGGAAGTTGATTTTGACTATGAAGTCATTGTTTCGGACGATTGTTCCACTGATCGAACTCAAGAAGTGCTACGCGCGTACTCAGAGAAGCACCCCGGCAGAATTAAACTCCTCCTCAGAGAGAAAAATGTTGGCGCCGCATTAAATTACCATGGTGTCCATAAAATGGCCTCTGGAGACGTTGTCTATCATTTTGATGGTGATGACCTCATGCTGCCAGGCAAGCTTCAGCGTCAATGTGATGTGTTTAGCAAAGATGAAAGTGTTAACGTTGTTTTTCACAAGGCCATCTATTTTTCTGATGATGGATCATATTTATCTGAAACCCAGTATCCAGATGTAGATCAGGAAATAGTGTCCATTATTTCATTGGAAGAACTAGCGCGGTGGGGGGCGATTGCCGTTCATAGTTCTTATGCTTATCGAAGACTATCCCGAAAAGCTGTAATTGATCGTGAATTCATGGAATGGTTCTTTGCGATGGACTCCCTGTTGCCAACGGGTAAAGCAGCTTATATTAATGCTCCTTTAGTCAAATACAGATGTAATGCTACGGCAGGTTCGTATTTATCAACAACAAAGGGTAAGCTGAAGTCATATACGATTTACTTGAATGACCTGTATGGGTATTTCGATTCTTTGCCGAGTTTACGCACGGACCTCTATTCGAACTTTCTTGTTACATTTTTGGCGATGGCTAAGTCGACTCATAAATGCAGCATAAAAAGCGTTGCTTTTTTGTTGCGGAACTTACATTGCTTCCGTTTTAAAAAGTTTGTCGATACGGTTAATGTGCGAAAACGCGTAGGTCCCCAAAGTAAAGTTCGCTGA
- a CDS encoding O-antigen translocase yields MHPASKPIVSSGNRRRALISAALTTLAQISKIGVGFAFIKLVAVYLGAEGMGQLGHFMSVVTILSLLAGGGIVNGLIKYVAQYKGKPRQFVNMIAVSKAYSLIFCILFCFFGCVFSRYISEYIFKTPEYYWIVVFLSVAQFGFAFTNLVTGISNGLRDTKTYAKIQIVGNILVLPVSWILIQGFHFIGAALSMVFFFSLYSIPAMYFYRKSIFSKLLIGFRYEKEGFKRLLVFTLMALVGAVSVPLVEIVIREQLIEHVGFVAAGIWQASIKLSSAYMGFFTIFLAVYFMPMVSEKNKVSEITPLVFKFMKMVMAIFVLGGSIFFLFRSYIIPLLLSAEFIDLEALIKYQLLADLFRVTTYVVSFVVVAKAALKIYLFSELSQGLVFCGLSLAFLKSGLGVEGVFIANLLMNMLYFFVSIVGFMIYRRRSK; encoded by the coding sequence ATGCATCCTGCCAGTAAGCCAATAGTCAGTTCCGGAAATAGGAGGCGTGCGCTGATTAGCGCCGCCTTGACGACACTCGCCCAAATTTCCAAAATAGGGGTAGGCTTCGCGTTTATAAAACTCGTTGCGGTCTATCTTGGCGCCGAAGGGATGGGGCAGTTAGGTCACTTTATGAGTGTGGTCACTATTCTATCATTGCTGGCTGGCGGTGGTATTGTAAATGGACTCATAAAATATGTTGCTCAGTACAAAGGTAAGCCTAGACAGTTTGTAAATATGATCGCGGTATCAAAAGCCTATTCTTTGATATTTTGTATTTTGTTCTGTTTTTTTGGCTGTGTCTTTTCTCGGTATATCTCTGAGTATATCTTCAAGACGCCCGAGTATTACTGGATAGTGGTGTTTTTGTCGGTTGCTCAGTTTGGGTTCGCATTCACAAATCTCGTGACCGGAATCAGCAATGGGTTAAGGGATACCAAGACCTATGCAAAGATCCAGATTGTCGGGAACATCCTTGTGCTACCAGTCAGCTGGATCCTTATTCAAGGGTTTCATTTTATTGGTGCTGCATTATCGATGGTGTTTTTCTTTTCACTTTATTCGATACCTGCAATGTATTTCTATCGAAAATCTATATTTTCGAAGTTGCTAATCGGGTTTCGGTATGAAAAGGAGGGGTTCAAACGATTACTTGTTTTTACATTGATGGCTTTGGTAGGGGCCGTGAGTGTTCCGCTAGTAGAGATAGTTATTCGTGAGCAACTTATTGAGCATGTGGGCTTTGTAGCGGCGGGTATTTGGCAGGCCTCTATAAAGCTTTCCAGCGCTTATATGGGTTTTTTCACTATTTTTCTAGCTGTCTATTTTATGCCTATGGTCTCGGAGAAAAACAAGGTTTCCGAGATAACTCCCTTGGTTTTTAAGTTTATGAAGATGGTAATGGCCATTTTTGTACTTGGAGGCAGCATATTCTTCCTCTTCCGAAGTTATATAATTCCGCTGCTACTTTCTGCTGAGTTTATCGACCTTGAGGCGCTGATAAAATACCAACTGTTGGCCGATTTGTTTCGGGTTACGACATATGTTGTTAGTTTTGTTGTGGTTGCTAAGGCCGCACTCAAAATTTATCTGTTCAGTGAGTTGAGCCAGGGGTTGGTCTTTTGCGGTTTAAGTCTCGCTTTTTTGAAAAGTGGGCTAGGTGTAGAAGGCGTCTTTATCGCTAATTTACTAATGAATATGTTGTATTTTTTTGTTTCAATTGTCGGTTTTATGATTTATAGAAGGAGGAGCAAGTGA
- the rffA gene encoding dTDP-4-amino-4,6-dideoxygalactose transaminase has product MTIPFNKPPYTGNEDQYVITAMRSAKMSGDGEFTLRCQQWFEQTLECKKALLTPSCTQALEMAALLVDIKPGDEVIMPSYTFVSTANAFVLRGAKIVFVDIRKDTMNIDETLIEAAITEKTKAIVPVHYAGIACEMDTIMSIANRHGLFVIEDAAQGMMSTYKGKALGTIGHMAAYSFHETKNYTSGGEGGLLLINDEQFIVRAEIIREKGTNRSLFFRGMIDKYTWVDVGSSYLPGELQAAYLFGQLEKVDQINKARCDIWNYYYQGLQELFDAGRIDLPIIPADCTGNAHMFYIKVKDIEVRSHVLSILKELAIGAVFHYIPLHSAPAGLRLGRFHGMDVHTTVESERLIRLPIWYGMSKAEAEQVVNAVVGAVNASCQ; this is encoded by the coding sequence ATGACAATTCCATTTAATAAGCCTCCTTATACTGGTAACGAAGACCAGTATGTTATTACGGCAATGCGCAGCGCAAAGATGTCCGGTGACGGCGAATTCACGCTCCGATGCCAGCAGTGGTTCGAACAAACACTGGAGTGCAAGAAGGCGTTGCTGACGCCTTCTTGCACGCAGGCGCTGGAAATGGCTGCATTGCTCGTCGATATAAAGCCTGGCGATGAAGTGATAATGCCTAGCTATACGTTCGTCAGTACTGCAAATGCTTTTGTGCTGCGTGGCGCCAAGATAGTTTTTGTCGATATTCGAAAAGACACAATGAATATCGACGAGACGCTTATTGAAGCGGCGATCACTGAGAAGACAAAAGCAATCGTCCCCGTTCACTATGCTGGTATCGCTTGCGAAATGGATACCATTATGTCGATCGCCAATCGGCATGGTTTGTTTGTCATTGAAGATGCCGCGCAGGGGATGATGTCGACCTATAAAGGGAAGGCATTAGGCACCATTGGCCATATGGCGGCTTACAGCTTCCACGAAACAAAAAACTATACAAGTGGGGGCGAAGGTGGGCTTTTGCTCATCAATGACGAGCAATTCATTGTTCGTGCTGAAATCATTCGCGAGAAGGGGACCAATCGCAGTCTCTTTTTTAGAGGGATGATTGATAAGTATACTTGGGTAGATGTAGGTAGCAGCTATCTACCAGGCGAGTTGCAGGCTGCCTACCTTTTTGGACAGCTTGAAAAGGTTGATCAGATTAATAAGGCTCGTTGCGATATTTGGAACTACTACTACCAAGGGTTGCAGGAGTTGTTTGATGCGGGTCGTATAGATTTACCTATCATACCTGCGGACTGTACCGGTAATGCTCATATGTTTTACATCAAAGTCAAGGACATTGAGGTTCGCAGTCATGTGTTGAGTATATTGAAAGAATTGGCGATAGGCGCAGTCTTTCATTATATACCTTTGCACTCTGCACCTGCTGGGCTGCGGTTGGGTCGCTTTCATGGGATGGATGTTCATACTACCGTTGAAAGTGAGCGCCTCATTCGTCTGCCAATATGGTACGGGATGAGTAAGGCAGAAGCAGAGCAGGTGGTTAATGCTGTAGTCGGTGCGGTTAATGCATCCTGCCAGTAA
- a CDS encoding acyltransferase codes for MAYLSAARLSELGFKKLGKDVRISDKASIYNPELIELGDYTRIDDFCVVSGRVIFGKYNHITPMCLVAGGVPGIKFSDFCTLAYGVKVFAQSDDYSGATLTNSLIPKKYKDEKFAEVKFERHVIVGAGSTIMPGVTIREGCSIGAMTLVAKSTDPWGIYVGVPALRVKERKQDLLELEKKFLDEVK; via the coding sequence ATGGCGTACTTAAGCGCGGCAAGACTGAGCGAGCTAGGCTTCAAGAAGCTTGGTAAGGATGTGAGGATTAGCGATAAAGCCAGTATCTATAATCCTGAATTGATAGAGCTAGGTGATTACACAAGGATCGACGATTTTTGTGTGGTTTCTGGTCGTGTGATATTTGGTAAATATAATCATATCACGCCAATGTGTCTCGTTGCCGGTGGTGTGCCGGGTATCAAATTTTCGGATTTCTGTACACTGGCTTATGGTGTAAAAGTATTTGCGCAGTCTGACGATTATAGCGGAGCTACACTCACGAACTCTTTGATTCCGAAGAAGTATAAAGATGAGAAGTTCGCGGAAGTCAAGTTTGAGCGCCATGTCATTGTCGGCGCCGGCTCGACCATAATGCCAGGAGTGACCATAAGAGAAGGCTGCTCGATCGGTGCGATGACACTTGTTGCCAAGAGTACGGATCCTTGGGGGATCTATGTGGGTGTTCCTGCGTTGCGTGTGAAAGAGCGCAAGCAAGATCTTTTAGAATTAGAAAAAAAGTTTTTGGATGAAGTAAAATGA
- a CDS encoding NAD(P)-dependent oxidoreductase: protein MRVLLTGAKGFIGSRLLTCLCEAGHHVRVVTRTVFKCDFESVEVVHADLTSADVDYDALLSGCDVVFNCAGEIRDEKLMRSLHVDATELMVLAANRLATRERPVHFVQLSSVGAYGPAQGTVRLVDELTIENPKGPYEETKTIADSLVVKNRGNEFYSYAILRPSNVFGKSMSNNSLRQLGRFVSKGKFFYVGNSKKTAIATYVHVDDVVAALMLCGFDVRSKCEVFNISNDCAFSDMINGIADAQGVARPKWSFPEAPLRLMISILNRFFRLPVTQERIDALVARTSYPSTKMKRVFGFKPEREVPIAVAELFEENR from the coding sequence ATGCGGGTTCTGCTGACGGGTGCCAAAGGATTTATTGGAAGTCGTTTACTTACGTGTCTTTGTGAGGCTGGCCATCACGTAAGAGTCGTGACGCGTACGGTGTTTAAATGCGATTTTGAAAGTGTAGAGGTCGTACATGCTGACCTGACAAGCGCTGATGTTGACTATGATGCGCTGTTGTCCGGGTGCGATGTTGTATTTAATTGTGCGGGTGAAATCCGCGACGAAAAATTAATGCGGTCTCTGCATGTTGATGCCACAGAGTTGATGGTTTTAGCTGCAAATCGCTTAGCGACCAGGGAGCGTCCAGTCCACTTCGTCCAATTGAGCAGTGTTGGTGCTTATGGTCCGGCCCAGGGGACGGTTCGTCTGGTGGATGAACTTACTATCGAAAATCCCAAGGGACCCTATGAGGAAACAAAAACAATTGCGGATTCCCTTGTCGTAAAGAACCGAGGGAATGAGTTCTACAGCTATGCAATTTTGCGGCCCTCCAATGTGTTTGGCAAAAGCATGTCTAATAACTCCCTTCGGCAGTTGGGGCGGTTTGTAAGTAAAGGTAAGTTTTTTTATGTTGGTAATTCGAAAAAAACAGCTATCGCAACTTATGTGCATGTTGATGATGTCGTTGCCGCGTTAATGCTATGTGGGTTTGATGTCCGATCTAAGTGCGAGGTTTTCAATATTTCGAATGACTGTGCCTTCTCGGACATGATCAATGGGATAGCTGATGCTCAGGGGGTCGCAAGGCCTAAGTGGAGTTTTCCTGAGGCCCCATTGCGTCTGATGATCAGTATTTTAAATCGTTTTTTTCGTCTGCCGGTTACGCAGGAACGAATTGACGCCCTGGTTGCCAGAACCTCGTATCCCTCTACCAAAATGAAAAGAGTCTTCGGGTTCAAGCCTGAAAGAGAAGTGCCTATCGCTGTTGCTGAACTTTTTGAGGAAAACCGGTAA
- the ihfB gene encoding integration host factor subunit beta has product MTKSELIERIVTHQGLLSSKDVELAIKTMLEQMSQCLATGDRIEIRGFGSFSLHYRAPRVGRNPKTGQSVSLDGKFVPHFKPGKELRDRVNEDEEEGF; this is encoded by the coding sequence ATGACGAAGTCGGAGTTGATCGAACGAATTGTCACCCATCAAGGGCTGCTCTCATCCAAGGATGTAGAGCTGGCCATCAAGACCATGCTTGAGCAAATGTCCCAATGTCTGGCCACCGGTGATCGTATCGAGATCCGTGGTTTTGGCAGCTTCTCTCTGCACTATCGCGCCCCGCGCGTAGGCCGCAATCCAAAAACCGGCCAGTCGGTTAGTTTGGATGGCAAGTTTGTTCCGCATTTCAAGCCTGGTAAGGAGCTAAGGGATCGGGTGAATGAGGATGAGGAGGAGGGATTTTGA
- a CDS encoding LPS O-antigen chain length determinant protein WzzB, whose amino-acid sequence MHVDSKDSTLTDGLDIRALIFTLWRQRVIVVCMCLFVTLVAGAYVFVAEPVYEAKAFVTPPRQNDIEGLNYGRTVGNHLAPLTVKDVYSVFLNNLQAESLRREFFKKTYLPALGRDDDPKGLLYEKLSKSLLISLVGKDTADRYSVVVQFGNSELAAKWVEQYIARAGELAVQEINKNISTEAEVQARNLHQEILSAREVGEKSREDALTKLREALAVAKAIGLEKPAIINSNPSASLGIVGSMSGELVYMRGTKALEAEIDNLQNRKSDDPFLERLRNLEAQYNFYKQLENASPVATVYREDGVVEVSGSPVKPKVAFILSIGVIFGLMLGIVAALIRDLVLNKKINVNER is encoded by the coding sequence ATGCATGTTGATTCTAAAGACTCGACGCTGACAGATGGGCTCGATATCCGTGCGCTCATTTTTACGCTTTGGCGTCAAAGAGTAATAGTTGTGTGTATGTGTCTGTTCGTAACCCTTGTCGCGGGGGCTTATGTGTTTGTTGCTGAGCCTGTCTATGAAGCGAAAGCGTTTGTTACGCCGCCAAGACAGAACGATATTGAAGGTCTGAATTATGGTAGAACAGTTGGCAATCATCTTGCTCCACTTACAGTTAAAGATGTTTATAGCGTATTTTTAAATAATTTGCAGGCTGAATCGCTACGTAGGGAGTTTTTCAAAAAGACATACCTTCCCGCACTAGGGCGCGATGATGATCCTAAAGGCTTGTTGTACGAAAAACTATCAAAGTCTTTATTGATATCTCTTGTGGGTAAGGATACGGCGGACCGATATTCTGTAGTGGTGCAATTCGGTAATTCTGAGTTGGCTGCTAAATGGGTAGAGCAGTACATCGCGCGTGCAGGTGAACTGGCCGTGCAAGAGATTAATAAAAATATATCTACCGAGGCCGAAGTGCAGGCCCGAAATCTTCATCAAGAAATTTTGTCGGCGCGCGAAGTAGGAGAGAAGTCACGGGAAGATGCGCTGACCAAATTACGTGAAGCATTGGCGGTGGCTAAAGCAATTGGCTTGGAAAAGCCCGCGATCATCAATAGCAATCCTTCAGCATCGCTTGGTATTGTCGGGAGTATGAGTGGCGAGCTGGTTTATATGCGTGGTACTAAGGCATTGGAAGCTGAGATAGATAACTTACAAAACAGAAAGTCTGACGATCCATTTTTAGAAAGATTACGTAATTTGGAAGCGCAGTATAATTTTTACAAACAACTTGAAAACGCCTCTCCGGTAGCCACAGTTTACAGAGAGGATGGTGTTGTGGAAGTGTCTGGTTCTCCAGTAAAACCGAAGGTTGCATTTATTCTATCGATTGGTGTTATATTCGGTTTGATGTTGGGTATTGTAGCCGCTCTTATTCGGGATCTTGTGTTGAATAAAAAAATCAATGTGAACGAACGATAG